A single region of the Pseudosulfitobacter sp. DSM 107133 genome encodes:
- a CDS encoding AEC family transporter produces the protein MLDQLLNGVLPVFGIGALGYVFGLRGTFDFNMAMALNKFVMFVAMPALGFQLLANAPLAEFDFAMLGGYFVTEMVMYAVGFLIARLVFKTDVMEAALLGLAIALTNHILFVLPIAVTLFGETAATPIVAIISMDGILIFSCSLILMDVLSTKGASLGHTLGKIARNPPLVAMVLGLVIGLLGVSVPTGFDIFADFLGATASPVLLFALGVILSQKASGARAMLPVAIAGVKLVVHPLLAWAIFAGVLQLTPEVRNPAMMVAAAPCGAMCFMLALNYGVRVDAIARAILYSSIGSLITITVAASL, from the coding sequence ATGCTCGACCAATTGCTGAACGGCGTGCTGCCGGTGTTTGGGATTGGCGCGCTTGGCTACGTGTTTGGCCTACGCGGCACTTTCGATTTCAACATGGCGATGGCCCTGAACAAATTTGTGATGTTTGTCGCAATGCCCGCACTGGGGTTTCAATTGCTGGCCAATGCCCCATTGGCAGAGTTCGACTTTGCCATGCTGGGTGGGTATTTCGTCACCGAAATGGTGATGTATGCGGTCGGATTTCTGATCGCTCGGCTGGTCTTCAAGACCGATGTTATGGAGGCCGCCCTTCTAGGTCTGGCCATCGCCCTGACCAACCACATCCTCTTCGTTCTACCGATTGCGGTCACCCTATTCGGAGAGACCGCCGCAACGCCGATTGTCGCGATCATTTCCATGGACGGAATCCTGATTTTCAGCTGTTCTTTGATCCTGATGGACGTTCTGTCCACCAAGGGGGCCTCTCTTGGGCACACGTTGGGAAAGATCGCGCGAAATCCACCGCTGGTTGCCATGGTACTTGGCCTAGTGATCGGACTGTTGGGCGTCTCGGTACCCACAGGCTTTGATATCTTCGCGGATTTCTTGGGCGCAACAGCCTCGCCTGTGCTGTTGTTCGCGCTTGGCGTTATTCTGAGCCAGAAGGCCAGCGGCGCGCGCGCCATGTTGCCAGTGGCCATTGCGGGTGTGAAGCTGGTGGTTCACCCATTGCTGGCCTGGGCCATCTTTGCCGGGGTGTTGCAACTGACGCCCGAGGTACGCAACCCAGCCATGATGGTGGCCGCCGCCCCCTGCGGGGCCATGTGCTTCATGCTCGCGCTAAACTATGGTGTGCGGGTTGACGCCATCGCACGCGCTATTCTCTATTCGTCGATAGGGTCTTTGATCACAATCACGGTGGCAGCGTCACTCTGA
- a CDS encoding SDR family oxidoreductase produces the protein MTAKPICLIIGAGDYIGAAIARRFAKGGFHVVMGRRRGEMFAPLVAEIEAAGGSAQGFSWDARKEETTTEMFAHVEAEIGPIEICIFNVGGNVRFPILDTTERVFRKVWEMCAYAAFLSGREAAKYMVERQKGSIFFTGATASVRGSAGYAAFASGKFALRGLAQSMARELGPKNIHVAHLVIDAGVDTAFVRDRVRQSGKDPDTLPPDTLMNPDSIAEAYWTLHHQTRDGWTHEMDIRPFAETW, from the coding sequence ATGACCGCAAAGCCCATCTGTCTGATCATCGGTGCCGGAGACTACATCGGTGCTGCCATTGCCAGGCGTTTTGCCAAAGGTGGGTTTCATGTTGTGATGGGTCGCCGACGGGGGGAAATGTTTGCCCCCCTGGTCGCCGAAATTGAGGCCGCGGGCGGCAGCGCCCAAGGGTTCAGCTGGGATGCCCGCAAGGAAGAAACCACGACCGAGATGTTCGCGCATGTCGAGGCTGAGATCGGGCCGATAGAGATCTGCATTTTCAATGTCGGCGGCAATGTGCGGTTTCCCATTCTAGACACAACCGAACGTGTCTTTCGCAAAGTTTGGGAAATGTGTGCCTACGCTGCGTTTCTTTCGGGGCGTGAAGCTGCAAAATACATGGTGGAACGGCAGAAAGGCTCGATCTTTTTCACCGGGGCAACGGCCTCCGTGCGCGGCAGTGCGGGATATGCCGCGTTCGCCTCAGGCAAATTCGCGCTGCGGGGACTTGCCCAATCCATGGCGCGCGAGTTGGGCCCCAAAAACATCCATGTCGCGCACTTGGTCATTGATGCGGGCGTCGACACCGCATTTGTGCGCGACCGGGTCCGACAATCGGGCAAAGATCCCGATACCCTGCCCCCGGACACGCTAATGAACCCAGACAGCATTGCCGAAGCCTATTGGACCCTGCACCACCAAACGCGCGACGGCTGGACCCACGAGATGGATATCCGCCCCTTCGCCGAAACATGGTGA
- a CDS encoding glutathione S-transferase family protein has protein sequence MKVYFAPQSRAVRTVWLLEEMGQPYELVKFTLGQKEMRGPDYTAINPNGRVPTLVDGDITISESTAIAQYLAAKYAPNLAAAPDAQNFAEYLQWLHYAEGMIMPPINNYVVETILLPPERRNDEIAARALKLLNRTLAAVEHHMEGRDFLAGDFTIADTITGHAVVMSRRLGAAFENLPNLLAYADRLEARSAFQTAEAA, from the coding sequence ATGAAAGTCTACTTTGCCCCCCAGTCACGCGCCGTGCGCACGGTTTGGCTGCTCGAAGAAATGGGTCAGCCTTATGAGCTGGTGAAATTCACATTGGGCCAGAAAGAAATGCGCGGTCCGGACTACACGGCGATCAATCCTAATGGCCGGGTGCCCACACTGGTTGATGGCGATATCACGATCAGCGAAAGCACCGCAATTGCACAGTATCTGGCGGCCAAATATGCACCCAACTTGGCTGCTGCACCTGACGCCCAGAACTTTGCCGAATACCTGCAATGGCTGCACTATGCCGAGGGCATGATCATGCCACCGATCAACAACTATGTGGTCGAAACCATCCTGCTTCCCCCCGAACGGCGCAATGATGAGATCGCCGCGCGCGCGCTCAAGCTTTTGAACCGCACGCTCGCGGCGGTCGAGCATCATATGGAAGGGCGTGACTTTCTCGCCGGGGATTTCACGATTGCGGATACCATCACCGGACACGCAGTCGTCATGTCGCGTCGCCTTGGTGCGGCGTTCGAAAACCTGCCGAACCTCTTAGCCTACGCGGATCGACTAGAGGCCCGCTCCGCCTTCCAGACGGCAGAAGCAGCATAG
- a CDS encoding helix-turn-helix domain-containing protein: MSRSDLPSHTCTIARAVAQVGDEWTLLIVREMFLGTRRFDDFLRLTGMSSHLLAQRLKKLEAEGVIRRAPYSERPPRHEYRLTEKGRDLWAVIIALKQWGDRWLGTDDTPVQITHKACGKVVRPHMTCPDCGERIEAHDAEAQLSHTFELERQAARRAP, encoded by the coding sequence ATGAGCCGCTCTGACCTTCCGTCGCACACCTGCACCATCGCGCGCGCCGTTGCACAAGTCGGCGATGAATGGACGCTTCTGATTGTGCGGGAAATGTTCCTTGGGACCCGACGCTTTGACGATTTCCTGCGCCTCACAGGCATGTCGTCTCACCTTTTGGCGCAACGTCTAAAGAAGCTGGAAGCGGAAGGGGTGATCCGCCGCGCGCCATATTCAGAACGCCCGCCACGGCACGAATACCGCCTGACGGAAAAGGGGCGCGACCTGTGGGCGGTGATCATCGCGTTAAAGCAATGGGGCGATCGCTGGTTGGGCACGGATGACACCCCTGTGCAGATCACGCACAAGGCTTGCGGCAAGGTTGTCAGGCCCCACATGACCTGCCCAGATTGCGGCGAGCGCATAGAGGCCCACGACGCCGAAGCTCAGCTTTCGCACACTTTTGAATTGGAACGACAGGCCGCAAGGCGTGCGCCGTGA
- a CDS encoding enoyl-CoA hydratase-related protein gives MDYKTLRFEIAESIATITLDREDSPANALNARMAEELFDVGVRCGAPDVRAVIVTASGKMFCGGGDLAEMDAAPDKPAHLTRMATLLHAGLIRLAWIDAPVIMAVNGTAGGGGFSMVLSGDYVIASEKAKFVSAYTSSGLTPDGSSTYYLAKHVGLLRAKELMLTNRVLTATEARDWGLVNKVVPPETVVDEARALARNVASGPTQAFGGVKRLLDTAFSDGLETQLDRETRSISDMMRTRDGPAGIAAFLAKETPRFEGK, from the coding sequence ATGGACTATAAAACACTCCGCTTTGAAATTGCCGAAAGTATCGCGACAATTACCTTGGATCGAGAGGATAGCCCTGCCAACGCATTGAACGCGCGTATGGCCGAAGAGTTGTTTGACGTCGGTGTGCGTTGCGGTGCGCCAGACGTGCGCGCCGTGATCGTGACTGCCAGCGGTAAGATGTTCTGCGGCGGTGGGGATCTTGCCGAAATGGACGCCGCCCCAGACAAACCCGCGCACCTGACTCGCATGGCCACGCTGCTGCACGCAGGGTTGATCCGACTTGCCTGGATTGACGCGCCCGTCATTATGGCCGTGAACGGCACCGCTGGTGGCGGTGGGTTCTCGATGGTTTTGTCTGGCGACTACGTGATCGCGTCTGAAAAGGCCAAGTTTGTCTCGGCCTATACGTCCTCGGGTCTGACACCGGACGGATCGTCGACCTACTACCTTGCGAAACACGTCGGGTTGCTGCGGGCAAAAGAACTGATGCTGACCAATCGGGTCCTGACGGCGACAGAGGCGCGGGATTGGGGTTTGGTCAACAAGGTGGTGCCACCCGAGACCGTAGTGGATGAGGCGCGTGCGCTCGCGCGAAACGTCGCATCCGGGCCGACGCAAGCGTTTGGCGGTGTGAAACGGCTACTGGACACGGCCTTTTCAGATGGGTTGGAAACCCAGTTGGATCGGGAAACACGGTCTATCTCCGACATGATGCGCACGCGCGATGGCCCCGCCGGGATCGCGGCCTTTCTGGCCAAGGAAACACCCCGGTTTGAGGGAAAGTGA
- a CDS encoding MFS transporter, whose amino-acid sequence MVAFLGFGFAATFGVFLTPMSQDLGWGREVFSLSVAIQLLTWGFAQPIAGAVADRFGTARVLAFGAICAGIGFALRGMTTDPTLFVLTGILVGAGTGAASFPIVIGALGKIVSAERRSFILGLGTAAASLGMFVAAPTATTMIGTIGWQTALIVIGCSFALILPFLIFIARVAKPTASGSSASDFGHALSVAFTDRSYLCLFFGFFVCGFHVAFIQTHLPAYVMDLGLAASIGAWSLALIGLFNIAGSFFAGWSGQHLSKKAVLSGIYFARAVVISLFVLVPVTEVSVLVFSAVMGLLWLSTVPLTMGLVAQTQGLKFFSTLAGLVFFSHQTGSFIGAWLGGRIYDVAQDYTLMWWAAVVLGLLAALIHLPIREEPGPLARAEARG is encoded by the coding sequence ATGGTGGCCTTTCTGGGTTTTGGATTTGCCGCCACCTTTGGTGTTTTTCTGACGCCCATGTCGCAGGACCTTGGCTGGGGCCGCGAAGTATTTTCTCTTTCCGTTGCAATCCAACTTCTCACTTGGGGGTTTGCTCAGCCCATTGCCGGGGCAGTTGCAGACAGGTTTGGAACGGCACGGGTTCTTGCCTTTGGCGCGATATGCGCAGGGATTGGCTTTGCCCTGCGTGGCATGACGACCGACCCGACATTATTTGTTCTGACAGGCATTCTGGTCGGCGCTGGCACCGGCGCGGCCTCGTTTCCAATCGTGATCGGCGCCCTGGGCAAGATTGTCAGTGCGGAACGTAGAAGTTTCATCTTGGGTCTGGGGACCGCAGCGGCCTCGCTTGGGATGTTTGTCGCGGCACCCACGGCAACAACGATGATTGGCACAATCGGATGGCAAACCGCTCTGATCGTGATCGGATGCAGTTTTGCACTCATCCTGCCTTTCCTGATCTTCATCGCGCGCGTGGCAAAGCCAACCGCATCTGGGTCAAGCGCGAGCGATTTCGGCCACGCCTTGTCGGTTGCCTTCACCGACCGGAGTTATCTTTGCCTGTTCTTCGGCTTTTTCGTTTGCGGGTTTCACGTGGCGTTCATCCAAACCCATTTGCCCGCCTATGTCATGGATCTTGGCCTTGCCGCATCTATTGGGGCCTGGTCGCTGGCATTGATCGGCCTGTTTAACATCGCCGGGTCGTTCTTCGCGGGATGGTCGGGCCAGCATTTGTCAAAGAAAGCCGTTCTTAGCGGCATCTACTTTGCGCGCGCCGTGGTGATCTCGCTGTTTGTTCTTGTGCCGGTCACAGAGGTCAGTGTTCTGGTGTTCTCGGCCGTAATGGGCCTGCTTTGGCTTTCAACCGTGCCGTTGACGATGGGACTGGTGGCGCAGACCCAAGGATTGAAGTTCTTCTCAACCTTGGCGGGTCTTGTTTTCTTCAGTCACCAAACTGGCAGTTTCATCGGTGCTTGGCTTGGTGGTCGCATCTATGACGTTGCACAAGACTACACGCTGATGTGGTGGGCTGCTGTGGTGCTGGGCCTGTTGGCCGCTTTGATCCACCTCCCCATTCGCGAAGAGCCGGGTCCACTTGCGCGGGCTGAAGCGAGGGGGTGA